In the Corynebacterium suedekumii genome, one interval contains:
- a CDS encoding pirin family protein — protein MALTVIRSAERDLWRDAALTSRQSFPATGNFDLAAGAFGLLMVHNDDTVAPGEGFDMHSHDNVEIITWVVEGRLRHRDNGSPTATELGPGCAQHISAGSGVRHSEVNAAGYTSRETVRVVQSWLPTDQRDTPPFHASHDFTPALLDAPLVPVAGPSSPLPLGTAGAALWAGRPGADVEVPLPPARYLHVYVIRGRVSLAGVDLDEGDVARLVDHGPVTARALADTELLVWAMDRALRD, from the coding sequence ATGGCCCTCACCGTCATCCGCTCCGCCGAGCGTGACCTCTGGCGCGACGCCGCCCTCACCTCCCGGCAGTCCTTCCCCGCCACCGGCAACTTCGACCTGGCGGCCGGTGCCTTCGGCCTGCTCATGGTCCACAACGACGACACCGTCGCCCCCGGCGAGGGTTTCGACATGCACAGCCACGACAACGTCGAGATCATCACCTGGGTCGTCGAAGGCCGCCTGCGCCACCGCGACAACGGCTCCCCCACCGCCACCGAGCTCGGACCGGGCTGCGCCCAGCACATCTCCGCCGGCTCCGGCGTCCGCCATTCCGAGGTCAACGCCGCCGGCTACACCAGCCGGGAGACGGTCCGCGTGGTCCAGTCCTGGCTTCCCACCGACCAGCGGGACACTCCCCCGTTCCACGCCTCCCACGACTTCACCCCCGCGCTTCTCGACGCCCCCCTCGTCCCCGTCGCCGGCCCCTCCTCACCGTTGCCGCTGGGCACCGCCGGCGCCGCCCTGTGGGCCGGACGTCCCGGCGCCGACGTCGAGGTGCCCCTGCCACCGGCCCGCTACCTGCATGTCTACGTCATCCGCGGCCGGGTCTCGCTCGCCGGCGTGGATCTCGACGAGGGCGACGTCGCCCGCCTCGTCGACCACGGGCCGGTCACCGCCCGCGCGCTCGCCGACACCGAACTCCTCGTGTGGGCGATGGACCGGGCCCTGCGGGACTAA
- a CDS encoding IS30 family transposase, with the protein MRQSALSCKDAAVACNINISTAQDYDKGLVKPKTGPRVRFIPQGPDAVTYNKLMTTLLTAADVIEPGRAPEPAAGALIDPYREISSRYLSLIEREHIFDLHKAGHGVRAIARILGRSASTISRELRRNHSAAGPYGPLAAQRKAAARRLRPKRAVIAADRQLQAVIQEKLALRWSPQQISGWLRLHHPEKKRWHVCHETIYQALYLQARGGLKRQVQECLRQGRARRKPRTGPQERTKRFVDDMVMISDRPAEVHDRAVPGHWEGDLITGTYNKTAIATLVERTSRYVMLVHLPGAHDAEAVLAGLKATIPRLPKHLQGSLTWDQGSEMAGHKRFTIDTGCQVYFCDPASPWQRGSNENTNGLLRQYFPKGTDLSVHSAQDLEFVAQQLTGRPRKTLAYRTPAEVFRDLIEAT; encoded by the coding sequence CTGCGTCAATCCGCCCTCAGCTGCAAGGACGCCGCCGTCGCCTGCAACATCAACATCAGCACCGCGCAGGACTACGACAAGGGCCTGGTCAAACCGAAAACCGGGCCCAGAGTGCGATTCATCCCCCAGGGCCCGGACGCGGTGACCTATAACAAACTGATGACTACCCTGCTGACTGCTGCTGATGTCATCGAACCTGGCCGTGCACCCGAGCCGGCAGCAGGAGCACTCATCGACCCCTACCGTGAGATCAGCAGCAGGTACCTGTCCCTGATCGAACGTGAGCACATCTTTGACCTGCACAAAGCCGGTCACGGTGTGCGCGCGATCGCCCGGATTCTGGGCAGGTCCGCGTCGACGATTTCTCGGGAGCTGCGCCGCAATCACAGCGCTGCGGGTCCGTACGGGCCGTTGGCGGCCCAACGCAAGGCCGCGGCGAGGCGGTTGCGTCCTAAACGGGCGGTGATCGCGGCGGATCGGCAGTTGCAGGCGGTGATCCAGGAGAAGCTGGCACTGCGGTGGTCTCCTCAGCAGATCTCCGGGTGGTTACGGTTGCACCATCCGGAGAAAAAGAGGTGGCATGTGTGTCATGAAACGATCTACCAGGCGTTGTATCTGCAGGCCAGAGGGGGTCTGAAACGTCAGGTGCAGGAGTGTCTGCGCCAGGGTAGGGCGAGGAGGAAACCACGGACCGGGCCCCAGGAACGCACCAAACGTTTCGTCGACGACATGGTCATGATCAGCGACCGGCCGGCGGAGGTTCATGATCGTGCGGTGCCGGGCCACTGGGAGGGGGACCTGATCACCGGGACGTACAACAAAACCGCGATCGCAACGTTGGTCGAGCGCACCAGCCGGTATGTCATGCTGGTCCATCTTCCTGGGGCCCATGATGCGGAAGCGGTGCTGGCCGGGCTCAAGGCCACGATCCCGAGGTTGCCGAAGCATCTGCAGGGGTCATTGACGTGGGATCAGGGTAGTGAGATGGCCGGGCACAAGAGGTTCACCATCGACACCGGGTGCCAGGTGTATTTCTGTGACCCGGCCAGTCCCTGGCAGCGTGGCAGCAACGAGAACACCAACGGGTTGCTGCGCCAGTATTTCCCCAAGGGCACTGACCTGTCGGTGCATTCAGCGCAGGATCTGGAGTTCGTGGCCCAGCAGCTTACTGGCCGGCCGCGGAAAACTCTTGCGTACCGCACACCGGCGGAGGTGTTCCGTGATCTAATCGAAGCTACTTAA
- a CDS encoding AbrB family transcriptional regulator, translating into MTAGSVARRWAIVLPASFLLGVALSWGNVPAAWILAGILASGASALRSGAELPLNRIVERGGRGTIGILAGVPLAGVPLAELAGYAPAGIVVALLIVAFGLVGGMLLHRTEPAISRETGVLSMLAGGSSVMPALARDLGADYRYVALSQYLRLLAVSMTLPLVTALFATPPAGDAGAASPAVNWWMFPVVAAVAIGGFHVGKLLRLPSPGVFGPLLLTVIAGLILPEAWTMQPPEFFRIYAFLAIGWMCGGGLSLPALRLFARQLPATMAFIVALSAACALLAWPLTAWLDITYFEAYLATSPGAIETALALSAEGGAGPVVVAIQLIRLLGVLLIAGWLPQILRLFGRH; encoded by the coding sequence ATGACAGCAGGCTCGGTGGCACGGCGATGGGCGATCGTCCTGCCCGCCTCCTTCCTGCTCGGGGTGGCGCTGAGCTGGGGAAACGTGCCCGCAGCGTGGATCCTCGCGGGCATCCTCGCCTCCGGGGCCAGCGCCCTGCGCTCAGGTGCGGAACTGCCGCTCAACCGGATCGTCGAACGCGGCGGCCGGGGCACCATCGGCATCCTCGCCGGCGTCCCCCTGGCCGGGGTCCCCCTCGCGGAACTGGCCGGCTACGCCCCGGCCGGCATCGTCGTGGCCCTGCTCATCGTGGCCTTCGGCCTCGTCGGCGGCATGCTCCTCCACCGCACCGAACCGGCCATCTCCCGTGAGACCGGTGTGCTCTCCATGCTCGCCGGCGGCTCCTCCGTCATGCCCGCCCTGGCCCGCGACCTCGGTGCCGACTACCGCTACGTCGCCCTGTCCCAGTACCTCCGACTGCTCGCCGTCTCCATGACGTTGCCACTGGTCACGGCGCTGTTCGCCACACCCCCGGCCGGTGATGCGGGCGCTGCGTCCCCGGCCGTCAACTGGTGGATGTTCCCCGTGGTGGCGGCCGTCGCCATCGGCGGCTTCCACGTGGGCAAGCTCCTGCGCCTGCCCTCCCCCGGCGTCTTCGGCCCGCTGCTGCTCACCGTCATCGCCGGGCTGATCCTCCCCGAGGCATGGACCATGCAGCCCCCGGAGTTCTTCCGCATCTACGCCTTCCTCGCCATCGGCTGGATGTGCGGTGGTGGCCTCTCCCTGCCCGCCCTGCGACTGTTCGCCCGCCAACTACCGGCGACGATGGCGTTCATCGTCGCCCTGTCCGCGGCATGCGCACTGCTGGCCTGGCCGCTGACCGCCTGGCTGGACATCACCTACTTCGAGGCCTACCTGGCCACCAGCCCCGGCGCGATCGAGACGGCCCTGGCCCTGTCCGCCGAGGGTGGCGCCGGGCCCGTCGTGGTGGCCATCCAGCTCATCCGGCTGCTCGGTGTGCTGCTCATCGCCGGATGGCTGCCCCAGATCCTCCGACTGTTCGGGAGGCACTAG
- a CDS encoding LppP/LprE family lipoprotein: MVRRRRTILAVGALTALTALTALTALLTACGSTPAAEEPTVPTATSTRGECFSGDLAESEFGPHLGSSVIRTDSGEYVHFGVADNAYDSCRDLSWIVLDGQIVDRAGAGIRPASTVIFFHGTRLADEQQPRLYLGVESVQRRGETGATVTWRHEQPPHRSEDTVSLTGTRLTDINHTTPEQRRADAPVIDLHSPPIESGSGVPPHGNIHGGPFDAVLPAGRYRIPLTEGHDLLCELDGTIDCYRDVDVPGGGEPATERVTVTPDGPVTGTGRPPTGPWTTLPRNGYFRIGDTIVDLTDPAEARFHRQGGDGVSISPDSAARFGNS, translated from the coding sequence CTGGCCGTCGGTGCCCTCACTGCCCTCACTGCCCTCACTGCCCTCACTGCCCTCCTGACCGCGTGCGGAAGCACACCCGCGGCGGAGGAACCGACGGTGCCCACGGCGACGTCGACACGCGGGGAATGCTTCTCCGGCGACCTCGCGGAGAGTGAGTTCGGACCACACCTCGGCTCCAGCGTCATCCGCACGGACAGCGGCGAGTACGTCCATTTCGGGGTGGCCGACAACGCCTACGACTCCTGCCGCGACCTCAGCTGGATCGTCCTCGACGGGCAGATCGTCGACCGCGCGGGCGCCGGCATCCGCCCCGCCAGCACCGTCATCTTCTTCCACGGCACCCGACTCGCGGACGAGCAGCAGCCGCGCCTCTACCTGGGTGTCGAATCGGTGCAACGGCGCGGTGAGACCGGAGCGACCGTCACCTGGCGTCACGAACAACCACCGCACCGTTCCGAGGACACCGTGTCCCTGACCGGCACCCGGCTGACCGACATCAACCACACCACCCCGGAGCAGCGACGCGCCGATGCCCCGGTCATCGACCTCCACAGCCCGCCCATCGAATCCGGATCCGGTGTGCCCCCGCACGGCAACATCCACGGCGGGCCCTTCGACGCCGTCCTGCCCGCCGGCCGCTACCGCATCCCGCTGACCGAGGGCCACGACCTGCTCTGCGAACTCGACGGGACCATCGACTGCTACCGCGACGTCGACGTCCCGGGCGGCGGCGAGCCCGCAACCGAGCGCGTCACCGTCACCCCCGACGGGCCCGTCACCGGCACGGGCCGACCACCCACCGGCCCCTGGACCACCCTGCCCCGCAACGGCTACTTCCGGATCGGTGACACGATCGTCGACCTCACCGACCCCGCCGAGGCACGCTTCCACCGCCAGGGAGGCGACGGCGTGTCCATCTCCCCCGATTCCGCCGCCCGCTTCGGCAACTCCTGA
- a CDS encoding ISL3 family transposase has product MNATASLLADTICRTVELGVTITDAAVADELTHLFCAPVTLDPICAECGMAGRLRDHVQRKVTDLPIVGHPTRLHVRVPRFTCDNTECATRIFQQRMPALAEPRAKTTRRCSRWILQRLAIDRTSVSAVAKALGLGWDLVNDLAVSEVRAMVYEQPGHFDGVRVLGVDEHKWKHVRGDGSSAFVTVLVDLTPVVDGTGPSRLLDMVPGRSAKVLTEWLDARDQVFRDRVKVVTMDGFAGYHSAAAKAVPAARTVMDPFHVVHLAADKLTVCRQRIQQATTGHRGRADDPLYGIRRILRTRAELLTDKQKVRLFKAFTAHDAHAAVEVTYGVYQRLIAAYEASGKREGKIAMYKLLKSIRAGVPTELPELAQLGRSLWKRHREILAYFDVGASNGPVEAINGRLEHLRGIALGFRNLKHYILRSLIHSGRLQDRINGRIPGVVATPAVK; this is encoded by the coding sequence TTGAACGCTACCGCCAGCCTGCTCGCCGACACCATCTGCCGCACCGTCGAGCTCGGGGTGACCATCACCGACGCCGCTGTGGCTGACGAGCTCACGCACCTGTTCTGCGCCCCGGTCACACTCGACCCGATCTGCGCCGAGTGCGGGATGGCGGGCCGTTTGCGGGACCACGTCCAGCGGAAGGTCACGGATCTACCGATCGTCGGGCATCCCACCAGACTGCACGTGCGGGTACCGCGCTTCACCTGCGACAACACCGAGTGCGCTACGAGGATTTTCCAGCAGCGGATGCCGGCGTTGGCTGAGCCGCGGGCCAAGACCACCCGCCGTTGCAGCCGCTGGATCCTGCAGCGTCTGGCGATCGACCGCACCAGCGTGTCCGCGGTGGCCAAGGCCCTCGGGCTGGGGTGGGATTTGGTCAATGACCTGGCGGTCTCGGAGGTTCGCGCGATGGTCTACGAGCAGCCCGGACACTTCGATGGCGTCCGCGTTCTCGGTGTCGATGAGCACAAGTGGAAGCACGTGCGCGGCGACGGCAGCAGTGCGTTCGTCACCGTGCTGGTCGACCTGACCCCAGTCGTGGACGGCACTGGCCCGTCCCGCCTGTTGGACATGGTCCCGGGGCGTTCGGCGAAGGTGCTCACCGAGTGGCTGGACGCCCGTGACCAGGTGTTTCGGGATCGAGTCAAGGTTGTCACGATGGACGGTTTCGCCGGCTACCATTCCGCTGCGGCGAAAGCTGTTCCTGCAGCACGGACGGTGATGGATCCGTTCCACGTCGTGCATCTTGCCGCGGACAAGCTCACCGTGTGCCGCCAGCGGATCCAGCAGGCCACCACCGGGCACCGGGGACGGGCCGATGACCCCCTGTACGGGATCCGCCGCATCCTGCGCACCCGCGCTGAGCTGCTGACCGACAAGCAGAAGGTCCGCCTGTTCAAGGCGTTCACCGCCCATGATGCGCACGCGGCGGTGGAGGTCACCTACGGCGTCTACCAGCGACTCATCGCCGCCTACGAGGCCTCGGGCAAGCGGGAGGGCAAGATCGCGATGTACAAGCTCCTCAAGTCGATCCGGGCCGGTGTCCCAACGGAGTTGCCCGAGCTCGCGCAGCTCGGTCGCTCACTGTGGAAACGGCATCGCGAGATCCTCGCTTACTTCGACGTGGGTGCCTCCAACGGACCCGTCGAGGCCATCAACGGCCGCCTCGAGCACCTGCGCGGGATCGCCCTGGGCTTCCGCAACCTCAAGCACTACATCTTGCGGTCACTCATTCACTCCGGCCGGCTTCAGGATCGGATCAATGGGCGGATTCCAGGGGTCGTGGCAACACCGGCGGTTAAGTAG
- a CDS encoding DUF559 domain-containing protein codes for MGTILRGRDLVALGITRHHRDARLTAGTLHRVEPDVYCTEPPTGHLLLAALAEKRPHLVFSGPTARQLHDAAPITTPAHGLVARPGDYRSTALLTVRQVRNLHHRSLDGLRVVSPLAAAAGLADTHPAETSDFLERHYAGRHGRAALDADLADLGRVSSTLRDALAAASLFADSETERKLFRQLKKRGVDVEQNYRLGHYHWDGAILRERVLIEIDSYLHHGPGGGEQTFTRDRWKANDGARRGWVVLHYTGECIFWHLGEVVQQIIDTLRWRRGLGALPTGPGLLDFEVAPPWSWHRAWHPAQGWPASVDDPPFF; via the coding sequence ATGGGGACGATTCTGCGCGGCCGTGATCTGGTCGCTCTCGGCATCACACGCCACCACCGCGACGCACGCCTGACAGCGGGCACACTGCACCGCGTCGAACCGGACGTCTACTGCACCGAGCCACCGACCGGGCATCTACTGCTGGCGGCGCTCGCCGAGAAGCGGCCCCACCTGGTGTTCAGCGGGCCCACCGCCCGCCAGCTTCACGACGCCGCCCCCATCACCACCCCGGCCCACGGCCTCGTCGCCCGACCCGGCGACTACCGCTCCACGGCCCTGCTCACCGTGCGGCAGGTCCGGAACCTGCACCACCGCTCCCTCGACGGCCTCCGGGTCGTCTCACCCCTGGCGGCCGCAGCCGGGCTCGCCGACACACACCCCGCCGAGACCAGCGATTTCCTTGAGCGCCACTACGCGGGGCGCCATGGACGTGCCGCTCTCGACGCTGACCTCGCAGATCTCGGCCGGGTGAGTTCAACTCTCCGGGACGCCCTGGCCGCGGCGTCCCTGTTCGCTGACAGTGAGACGGAACGAAAACTGTTCCGCCAGCTGAAGAAACGGGGCGTGGACGTGGAGCAGAACTACCGGCTCGGCCACTACCACTGGGACGGAGCCATCCTCCGGGAGCGGGTGCTCATCGAGATCGACAGCTACCTCCATCACGGGCCCGGTGGCGGCGAACAGACCTTCACCAGGGACCGGTGGAAGGCGAACGACGGTGCCCGACGCGGCTGGGTCGTCCTGCACTACACCGGCGAATGCATCTTCTGGCACCTGGGAGAGGTGGTCCAGCAGATCATCGACACTCTGCGCTGGCGGCGGGGCCTCGGCGCCCTCCCCACGGGGCCGGGGCTGCTGGACTTCGAGGTGGCTCCGCCGTGGTCGTGGCACCGGGCATGGCACCCCGCCCAGGGATGGCCCGCCTCGGTCGATGATCCACCGTTCTTCTGA
- a CDS encoding AbrB family transcriptional regulator, protein MWWRWAIVAPASVLLGLLLNWWNVPAAWILAAIIASGTMALAGGEELPVNEGVYRFGRGIIGMLAGLPLVGVPLGVLGGYLLPGVFVAVVTLIIGIGGGMLLARREKEVSPETGILSMLAGGASIMPVLARELGADYRFVALGQYLRLLVVSMSLPLVTAFFDRPGGGVAGDGVDLVWFMVLAVALIAYFGETLGRLARLPVPSVLGPLIITVGVSLLLPDSLTLHPPEIFRIIAFLAIGWMCGGALSIPALTTFARQLPATITFIVVVIGACALTAWPLTAWLDITYFEAYLATSPGALETVLALSSEGDAGPVVVAIQLIRLLGVLLIAGWLPQVIRLLTRGR, encoded by the coding sequence ATGTGGTGGAGATGGGCGATCGTCGCCCCCGCCTCCGTCCTCCTCGGCCTGCTGCTGAACTGGTGGAACGTCCCCGCCGCCTGGATCCTCGCGGCGATCATCGCCTCCGGCACGATGGCCCTGGCCGGCGGGGAGGAACTGCCCGTCAACGAGGGGGTCTACCGCTTCGGCCGCGGCATCATCGGCATGCTCGCCGGCCTGCCCTTGGTGGGCGTACCCCTGGGCGTGCTCGGTGGCTACCTCCTACCCGGTGTGTTCGTCGCGGTGGTCACCCTCATCATCGGCATCGGCGGCGGCATGCTGCTGGCCCGGCGCGAGAAAGAGGTCTCCCCCGAGACCGGCATCCTCTCCATGCTCGCCGGCGGGGCGTCGATCATGCCGGTCCTCGCCCGCGAACTGGGTGCCGACTACCGCTTCGTCGCCCTCGGCCAGTACCTGCGCCTGCTCGTCGTGTCCATGTCCCTGCCCCTGGTCACCGCGTTCTTCGACCGTCCCGGCGGCGGCGTGGCCGGGGATGGGGTGGACCTGGTGTGGTTCATGGTCCTCGCCGTGGCCCTCATCGCCTACTTCGGCGAGACCCTGGGCCGCCTCGCCCGCCTCCCGGTACCCAGTGTCCTCGGCCCCCTCATCATCACCGTCGGCGTCTCCCTGCTGCTTCCCGACTCCCTCACCCTCCACCCGCCCGAAATCTTCCGCATCATCGCCTTCCTCGCCATCGGCTGGATGTGCGGCGGCGCCCTGTCCATCCCGGCGCTGACGACCTTCGCCCGCCAGCTGCCCGCCACCATCACGTTCATCGTCGTGGTCATCGGCGCCTGCGCCCTGACCGCCTGGCCGCTGACCGCCTGGCTGGACATCACCTACTTCGAGGCCTACCTGGCCACCAGCCCCGGCGCCCTCGAGACCGTCCTCGCCCTGTCCTCCGAGGGCGACGCCGGCCCCGTGGTCGTGGCGATTCAGCTCATCCGCCTGCTCGGTGTGCTCCTCATCGCCGGGTGGCTGCCACAGGTCATCCGCCTGCTCACCCGGGGCCGCTAG
- a CDS encoding YciI family protein, translating to MTQFMLSVFHDPGVHDAGAAYQSDEEMQAAFAAVDAFNQELQSNDQLVFACGLLPPESATVVDAEGGQTPPPADRGRQLGGFWIVEVADHESAVTLAARAAAACGQLVEARQLQG from the coding sequence ATGACCCAGTTCATGCTGTCCGTGTTCCATGATCCCGGTGTCCACGATGCCGGGGCCGCTTACCAGTCCGACGAGGAGATGCAGGCCGCCTTCGCCGCGGTTGACGCATTCAACCAGGAACTCCAGAGCAACGACCAGCTGGTGTTCGCCTGTGGTCTCCTGCCGCCGGAGTCGGCGACGGTCGTTGACGCCGAGGGCGGGCAGACCCCGCCGCCCGCTGACCGGGGTCGCCAGCTCGGCGGGTTCTGGATTGTCGAGGTCGCCGACCATGAGTCCGCGGTCACCCTGGCCGCGCGGGCGGCAGCCGCCTGCGGGCAGCTGGTGGAGGCCCGCCAGCTCCAGGGTTAG